The following proteins come from a genomic window of Brevibacillus antibioticus:
- a CDS encoding M55 family metallopeptidase codes for MKVFISLDMEGISGLSEWEDVIPGRRHYEAGRRLLTQDVNAAIEGALEAGATQIIVNESHGPMNNIILEELHPQADVIRGFFKPLCMMQGIDSSCDAAFFIGYHGRAGTGDAVLNHTLSGLAIHRLILNGKEVGEAGLNAAIAGAFGVPIVLVTGDSQTAKEVEEDIPGVFTVAVKTGITGLSSQAMHPVRARELIRQQAKEALLQRSTVKPLEQKIENTIEVEFTKSQFATAVSWMPGIELIEGRTVRFHSHDLVSMMPVLQAMLLITGQVNRMITG; via the coding sequence ATGAAGGTGTTTATTTCGTTGGACATGGAAGGGATCTCCGGACTAAGCGAATGGGAGGATGTGATCCCAGGTCGCAGACATTACGAAGCGGGGAGACGACTGTTGACACAAGATGTCAATGCGGCGATTGAGGGTGCACTGGAAGCCGGAGCTACCCAAATTATCGTCAATGAATCTCATGGACCGATGAACAATATCATTTTGGAAGAATTGCATCCACAGGCAGATGTCATCCGTGGTTTTTTCAAGCCTCTCTGTATGATGCAGGGGATCGATAGTAGCTGCGATGCCGCATTTTTCATCGGTTATCATGGAAGGGCGGGAACAGGAGATGCGGTACTCAATCATACATTGTCTGGCCTCGCTATCCATCGGCTTATCTTAAATGGCAAAGAAGTGGGCGAAGCAGGGTTAAATGCTGCAATCGCTGGAGCCTTTGGTGTCCCTATCGTACTCGTTACCGGAGATTCCCAAACGGCTAAAGAGGTGGAAGAAGATATCCCCGGAGTCTTTACGGTCGCCGTGAAAACAGGGATAACCGGACTCTCATCGCAAGCGATGCACCCCGTTCGTGCGAGAGAGCTGATCCGTCAGCAAGCAAAAGAAGCATTGCTCCAACGCAGTACAGTAAAACCGCTTGAACAAAAAATAGAGAACACGATAGAAGTCGAGTTTACGAAGTCACAATTTGCCACAGCAGTCAGCTGGATGCCAGGAATTGAACTCATCGAAGGACGGACAGTACGCTTCCATTCGCATGATCTTGTCAGCATGATGCCCGTCTTGCAAGCGATGCTGTTGATAACCGGGCAAGTGAATCGGATGATTACTGGTTAA
- a CDS encoding serine hydrolase domain-containing protein, which yields MKMYEWEASFEAYVQRLMDDFQVPGAIIAVAKDGELTYEKAFGYRDREMHTPIDLDTVFGIGSITKSFTCMAIMQLQEKGKLSVHDPVITYLPEFRTPDEAQTKSITIHHFMTHTLGFPPLPSLIPAMLPSLQADSTAEELLQHFEAQCKHSIDTFEDLMAYIEKLPFELLGPAGTEFSYSNEAFGLLGAIIERVSGKTYEAYVQEHILQPLGMERTIFHVEELGEDDNATMLYTPRMNDGAREVVRAPGWWDAPSMRAAGFLKSSARDMLRYADVYRTGGLSNGERIISGDSASQMTAPHVRIDLSRSYGYGLGVFPFTQDYTLFTHTGGLKGMTAQMFIVPEAGVTGILLTNMDDAPISNLTLGLLNSMFGRPLETQFATFSECEVPLAYLQQCPGTYKSGEGDAVEIRLDEAKKQLVLIQGSEVFPLHSVGEDTFLFTRHSIDSLIRFVRHPDGEIKRLALGSRQLPKAI from the coding sequence ATGAAGATGTATGAGTGGGAAGCATCATTTGAAGCATACGTCCAAAGGCTGATGGATGATTTTCAGGTTCCGGGTGCGATCATTGCCGTAGCCAAAGACGGGGAACTCACTTATGAAAAAGCGTTTGGTTATCGGGACCGCGAAATGCATACTCCCATCGATCTGGATACGGTATTTGGCATCGGGTCGATTACGAAGTCGTTTACATGCATGGCGATCATGCAGCTTCAGGAAAAAGGAAAGCTTTCCGTGCATGATCCGGTTATCACCTATTTACCTGAGTTTCGCACACCGGACGAAGCCCAAACAAAAAGCATTACCATTCATCACTTCATGACACATACCCTCGGATTTCCACCACTTCCATCTCTCATTCCCGCAATGCTACCTAGCTTACAAGCCGATTCGACAGCAGAAGAGTTACTTCAGCATTTTGAAGCGCAATGTAAGCATTCAATCGATACCTTCGAAGACCTCATGGCATATATCGAGAAATTGCCCTTTGAATTGCTGGGACCTGCTGGGACAGAATTCAGCTATTCGAACGAAGCTTTTGGCTTGCTTGGGGCAATTATTGAGCGTGTCAGCGGCAAAACATACGAAGCCTATGTCCAAGAGCATATTTTACAGCCACTTGGCATGGAACGAACCATTTTTCATGTGGAGGAATTAGGCGAGGACGACAATGCTACCATGCTGTACACACCGCGCATGAATGATGGTGCTCGTGAAGTAGTGCGGGCCCCCGGTTGGTGGGATGCTCCCTCCATGCGTGCAGCAGGCTTCCTCAAATCGTCCGCACGTGACATGCTTCGATATGCGGATGTTTATCGGACAGGCGGGCTTTCAAATGGAGAGAGAATCATCTCGGGAGATAGCGCGTCACAAATGACGGCACCTCATGTCCGTATTGATTTGAGTCGCAGCTATGGTTACGGACTCGGCGTGTTTCCATTTACCCAAGATTACACGTTATTTACCCATACCGGCGGTTTAAAAGGGATGACCGCGCAAATGTTCATCGTCCCAGAGGCGGGAGTAACTGGCATTCTTTTGACCAACATGGATGATGCCCCCATTTCCAATCTGACATTAGGATTATTGAATAGCATGTTCGGTCGCCCGCTCGAGACGCAGTTCGCCACGTTTTCCGAATGCGAAGTACCGCTTGCTTACTTGCAGCAATGTCCCGGTACATATAAATCCGGAGAAGGGGACGCAGTAGAGATCAGGTTGGATGAAGCAAAGAAACAGCTCGTACTCATTCAAGGCAGTGAAGTCTTCCCGCTGCATTCCGTTGGCGAAGATACGTTTTTGTTCACGCGCCACAGCATCGATTCACTCATCCGCTTTGTTCGCCATCCAGACGGTGAGATCAAGCGCTTGGCGTTGGGATCGCGCCAACTGCCCAAAGCAATCTAA